GCGCGGCGCCAGGCGCGGGCGCCGGCCTCGAAGGTGAATCCTTCCGAGGCGCGGTAGCTCAGGGACACGCCGCGGCCGTCCCGGACGAGACGGATGACCTTGACGTCGAGGCGCGGGTTGGCCAGGAGATATTTCAGCTGCACGCCGGTCTTCGAGGAATCGACGAAGACGTCCTTGCCGGTGATCGTGCACGCGGCGGTGACGACCGCCGCGTGCAGCGTCTGGAAGCGATCGAGGAAACCGCGCCACTCCGGCGAGAGCCGCAGTGCCGCGTCGCGAATCGCCTCGACCGCCGGCCCGCGGTGCAGCGGCCGCAACAGGCGGCGCAGGTAGGCCGTCGGCGCGCGCCGGATGTCGGTCGCGCCGCCGGCGATGTCGAGCCTGGCGCCGCGCGCCGCGACCTCGCGGGACAGCTCGCGCCAGAAGCGGCACGCGGCGATGCGCTCGCCGCACGAGCACGGGTATTCGTCCGGAGCGCCGATCGCCGGCGCCTTCACCTCGCCGATCGTGCAGATGCGCGGGTGGCTGCCGAGGAGCAGCGTGAGCAGCGTCGAGCCCGAGTGTCCGGCGCCGAGGATGTAGACGAACGGCACCCGCGGCGGCAGCGCCGGCGGCGGCGTCAGGCGCGCCGGAACCGCCGCCGCGGCCGTGCCCGGACTCACCGCGCCGCCTCGGCCACGAGCAGGCCCAGATCCTGACCGAGCTGCCGCGAGACTCTGGCGACGCCGGCTGCGTTGAGATGATCCACGTCTCTGAACTCGGCGTCGGCGAGCGTCAGTCCGCCTTCGTAGTCGAGCCAGCGGAAGCCGAACTCGCGCCGCAGTCCGGCCATCGCGGCGAGATAACGCTCGTAATCGGCGCGGCCGGTCGCCGAGATGTCGAGCATCGCGCCGCGGAATGGCATGTTCACCACGACGATCGGCACGTTCGCCTCGCGTCCCCACGACAACAGCCGGACGAACGCGTCGACCGACGGACCGCTGAAATCGTAGGCGTGCATGATCTGCCGGTAGGGGTGATCGCGCGGCAGCCCGTCGGGCGCGGCGCGATAGACGGCGGTCGCGGCGCCGACGAACCCGAACTCGTCCAGCCGGCGGCGCCCGTCGATCCGTCCGTCGCGCAGCCCCTGCTGGCGATGGCGGTAGCGATACAGTCCGACGTGATCGACCAGGAACCGGCGCAGCGGGCGAATCGGCCCCGACGCCTGCAGCGCCGTCGGATACGGCGAGGCGAACAACTGGGCCGAGTTCCGCTCCATCCACCTGTTGTGCGCGTTCAGCACGAGCGGACTGACGGCGAGCACCAGCGTGCGCGGCTTGAGCAGCGGCTCGTAGACGTGGCGGAACACGAACTCGAGCGCGGGATAGGTGCGCCCGTTCAGCGCGCCGTTGTAGATGCGCAGCGGTCCTGCCGCCGCCATCTCCTTCGGCGACAGGCCGACGCTGGCATGCGACGGGCCGAGGATGAGGACGTCGACCGGCGCGCGCCCGGCCGCCGCCATGCGGCGCACCTGCTCGACCTTGGCGGAGACCTCGTTGGAGCCCCACAGCACCGGGTCCGGCAGCCACCGGCTCCCCGCGTGCAGGAACAGCTCGCAGCCGCCGACAATCGCGATCGCGCCGACCGCGCCCGCGGGCACGCGCCACGCGACGCCGCGGAGCGCCTCAGAACTGAAAATAGATGAAAGGAATGCTTTCATCGGTCCTCAATGCGAACATCGCCAGCACCATTGCGGCGTAGACGGCCGCGCGCACCGGCCACGGCCAGGCCAGCACCGGGGTGCTCGTGCGCACCTTGCGCTGCGCCAGATCGAGCGGCACGAGCATGAACAGCGCCGCCGCGAGCACCGCGATCAGATCGGCGCGCGGCGCGCCGCGGAGCGATGCGATCCCGGCCAGGTACTGCCAGGCCTGCCCGAACGTCTCCGCCCGGAAGAAGATCCACGCGATGCAGACGAGGTGCAGCGTGATCGCCAGGCCGGCGGCGGCGCGCAGCCCGAAACCGCCCGCGTCCGCGCGCGCGTCCCGGCGAT
The genomic region above belongs to Vicinamibacterales bacterium and contains:
- a CDS encoding sulfotransferase, coding for MSPGTAAAAVPARLTPPPALPPRVPFVYILGAGHSGSTLLTLLLGSHPRICTIGEVKAPAIGAPDEYPCSCGERIAACRFWRELSREVAARGARLDIAGGATDIRRAPTAYLRRLLRPLHRGPAVEAIRDAALRLSPEWRGFLDRFQTLHAAVVTAACTITGKDVFVDSSKTGVQLKYLLANPRLDVKVIRLVRDGRGVSLSYRASEGFTFEAGARAWRRANEEADSVVAALPRERWYDLRYETLCREPEATLAALAAFIGVEPLDLRAYSAGPIQHVLGNNKARLRADEIRLDERWRRTLTPEDLHLFDRVAGDVNRRYGYDG